GGCGTCCAGGAGCTGCCGACGGCGCGCCCCTCACCGCTCACCGGGTCAGGAGAGGGCGCTGCCCTTCTTCCACTGGCTGTAGCTGAGCTGCCAGTAGCTCCAGCCGTTGTTCCACTGCAGCTTGCGCTTGGTGCCGGTGATCTTGACGACGTCGCCGCGCTGGGCGAGGTTGTAGAACCACTTGGCGCCGGCGGGGGTGGCGCGGACGCAGCCGTGGCTCTGGTTGGAGCGCCCGAGGTACTGGTAGTAGCCGGCGCTCTGGTGGACGTACTCGCCGCTGTCGGAGATCCGCACGGCCCACGGGATCTCCTCCTTGTAGTAGCGGGGGTCCTTCGGGTCCGTCACGCCCATCCAGGACGAGGTCATGGTCTCCACGGACTTCTTGCCCATGGTGAGGTGGGTGCCGCTGGTGGTGAGGTAGACGTCCACGCCGCCGCGCATGAGCCCGCCGCGACCGGCGCTGATCGGGATCTTCTTGGCCAGCTTGCCGTTGCGGTAGACCTTCATCACGTGCTTCTTGGTGTCGACGAGCGAGATGTTCTGCGCGCCGACGGCGAAGCGACGGGAGACGTCCTTGCCGCCGGTGTTGCCGGGCAGCTCCGACAGCCGCGCCGTGAACAGCACCTTCTGGTACGGCTTCCAGTACGCCTTCGTCCGGTAGATGACCTTGCGCGCCGAGACCCACCGCCAGGCGCCCTCGTTGGGCTTGTCGGACTCCACCTGCAGCAGGGCCTCGACCGTCGCGCGGTCCTTGGTCTTCACGTCACGGTCGAACGTGACGATGATCGGGAAACCGACGCCCACCTTCTCGGTCTTCTCCCCCATGGGGGTGATGTCCGCGATCTCCAGCTTGACCTTCCGCGGGGCCTTGGCCGCGGCGGCCGGGGTGGCGGCCGGGGTGGTGGTGGCCGCGACGGGGACGGCGGCCTGGGTCTGAGGGGCGGCCATGGCCTGGCCTTGCGGGATGGGGGCGATTTCCGCCGCACAGGCCGTCGCCACGACCAGTGCGAGCAACGCCGGAATCATCCGGGTGACGCGCTTCAAGGGGGTTACTCCTGGACTAAGTGCTCATCTACTACCTCTCTGTGTGACAACTGAGAAGGGTGATTCGTAGGCAGCCTGACGATAACTATCCTGTAACGGTCCAAATGGGGCCGAATCGGCCTCAGACCAGGCGGCGCGCGGTGGCCCAGCGGGACAGCTCGTGGCGGTTGGAGAGCTGCAGCTTGCGCAGGACGGACGACACGTGCGTCTCCACCGTCTTCACCGAGATGAACAGCTCCTTGGCGATCTCCTTGTACGCGTACCCGCGCGCGATCAGCCGCAGCACCTCCCGCTCGCGCTGCGTCAGCGAGTCGAGCTCGGGGTCGATCGAGGGCGCCTCGGAGGAGGCGAACGCGTCCAGCACGAACCCCGCCAGCCGCGGCGAGAACACCGCGTCGCCGTCGGCCACCCGCCGGATGGCGTCGGTCAGCTCCTTGCCGCTGATGTTCTTGGTGACGTAGCCGCGCGCGCCGCCGCGGATGACGCCGATGACGTCCTCGGCGGCGTCGGAGACCGACAGCGCGAGGAAGCGCACCTGCGACCCGGCGCCGAGCACCCGGCGCAGGACCTCCTGGCCGCCGCCGCCCGGCATGTGCACGTCCAGCAGGACGACGTCCGGCTGGAGCTCGGAGATGGCCTTGACGGCCGACTCGACGTCCTCGGCCTCGCCCACGACCTCGATCGAGTCGCCCAGCTCGGCCCGCACGCCGGAGCGGAAGAGCCGGTGATCGTCGACGATCAGCACGCGCGTCATTCTTTCTCCACCTTCATCGTCAACATCACTTCGGTGCCCTCGCCCGGCTCCGTACGGATCCGGGCCGAGCCCCCGTGCCGTTCCATTCTGCCGATGATGGACTCCCTGATGCCCATCCGGTCGAGTGGCACCGCGTCGAGGTCGAAGCCCTTGCCACGATCCTTCACGAAAACCGTGACTTCTTCACCCTCCACTTCTGCATATACGGATATCGACGCGCTCTCGGAGTACTTCGCCGCGTTGACCATCGCCTGGCGGGCCGCCTTCATCATGGCACCGAGACGGCCGCCCGAGTCGAAGGGCACGTCGCCGACGCACACCACCTCGATCGGCACGCCGTGCGCGTCCTCCTCCTCGGCCGCGATCCGGCGCACGGCCGCCGCCACCGTCGCGTCGGCGTCCTGGGCCGGCTGGTAGAGCCAGTTGCGCAGCTCGCGCTCCTGCGAGCGGGCCAGGCGGGTCACCTCGCGCGAATCGTGCGCGACCCGCTGGATCAGCGTCAGGGTGTGCAGCACCGAGTCGTGCACCATGGCCGCGACCTCGGCGCGCTCCTCCTGCCTGATGCGCTCCCGCCGTTCGAGCTGGAGCTCCTTCCACAGGCCGGCCAGCCACGGCGCGGCGATGACCGCCAGGCCGCCGACCACCACCACGGTGAACAGCAGCCCCGGCCGCGCCTGCGCCAGCTCGCCCTGCGAATACAGGAACCCGGCCGCGCCGATCACCACCAGCCCGACGCCGAGCAGCGTGCGCACGCGGTTCTTCCTGATGCTGAGCGCCGCCCCGCTCATCCAGCTCCTGCGGCGCTCCGGGTCGGCCTGCTGCCACAGGATCAGCGCGCCGATGCCGCCCACCGCGAACGGCAACATGCCGATGCCGCCCGCCGAGGCCCCCGTCAGCCAGCCGAACGCGGCCAGCGCCACCCCGATCGCGGTGAACGCGGCGAGCTGGCTCCAGTCGCGCTGCGGCGGCTGCCCCTCGTACGGCTGCCGCGGCGTGATCATCCACAGCACGGCGTAGGCGACCATGCCGACCCCGTCCACCACGCTGAGCAGCACGAACATCAGCCTGATCACCACGGGATCGAGCTTGAGCTGCGCGGCCAGCCCCTGGGCCACCCCGCCGAGCAGGCGGCCCTCCATCGGGCGCATCATCCGCCGGTACGGCGCGTCCCCGCCGGTGCCCGGCTCGGCGAGTGTCTTCTGGTCAGCCATAACACCGTCATCGTCACACGCCGGGGGCGAACCGGGCATCAGGGAACGACCCCCGGGTCGGGTCAGGGGTGTCCCGGATGCGGGCGGCGGGCCGGTGGGGCCACGATGGTGACATGACAGAAGCTCCGCCCAGGGAACCGGCCGCTCCCCCCACCGTACTGCGACGCAGCGGCGAGGGGCGCATTCTCATGGGAGTGTGCGCGGGCCTCGGGCGGCACACGGGCATCGACCCGGTGGTGTTCCGGGTGGCGTTCGCCGTGCTGCTCCTCGGGTCCGGGGTGGGGCTCTTCCTGTATATCGCGGCCTTCCTGCTGATGAAGGAGCCCGACGGGAGCCCGGGCCTCATCGAGCAGTGGACCCGGCGCGACTTCGACGCCGAGACCGTGATGGCGCTGCTGACGGCGGTGCTCGGGTTCGGGCTGGGCCTCAACCTGGCCACGGTCTGGATCGACGCCGGGACGCTGGTGGTGGGCGTGTTCCTGGCGGTGTCGCTGCTGGCGGCGCACGCCAACGGGATCGACCTGCTGGGGCTGGCCCGGTCGATGCCCGAGCGGCTGAGCCGCCGGGCCACGGGCGAGCGGCCCGCCCCCTCCTACGCGAGCCACGAGCCGGCTCCCTCGGTGCACCCGGCCGCGTACGCGACGCCCCCGGTGTCGCCGGCCGGGACACGCGTGCAGCCGGTGCCGGAGGCGGCCGGCGCGCCGGAGCCGGCGGCGCGGACCCGCGTCAACGAGGCGCCGGCGGACGAGGCGGCCGCGGCGGCGGGCGCGACCGGGCCCGCGACCCAGGCCGCAGCCCAGGCGGGAGCGCCCGGTCAGGCAGGAGCGCCCGGTCAGGCAGGAGCCCCGCTCAGGGGGAGCGCCCGGCCAGGCCGGGGCAACGGGCCGCGGCGAGCCGGGCGGCGAGGGCGGCGAGGGCGAGCCGGGCGGCGAGGGCGAGGCGGGCGGCGGTGACGCCGTGACGGCCGAGCACCCCGTCCCGCCGCAGCGCCCCCGCGCGTACGAGCCCCGCCCCAGGACCGCCGTCGCCTACGGCGAGCCGTTCGCCCCCCAGGGCCCCTACCGCCCGCTCGACCCCGCCAGGCGCCCCGGCGGCCCTCCAGCCGGCCACCCTGTCAGCCACCCTGTCAGCCACCCTGTCGGCCACCCTGCCGGCGACCCCGGCCTGTCCGGTCCCGGCGGCTACTCGCCGTACGACCCGGCCCTGTACGGCCGCCCCGTCGTCACCCGGCGCCCGCAGCCCCGGCGCCGCCCCAAGTCGTTCATCGGCGCCATCACCCTGCTGCTGGCCATCATCATCGGAGGGATCGTCGTGGCGGTCCAGACCAGGTCCGCCGCCGGGGTGAGCCCCACCATCGTCGGCGGCGCGATGCTCATCACCATCGGCGCCGGCCTCCTCGTCGCGGCCTGGTGGGGGCGCGGCGCCGGGCTCGTGGCCGCGGGCGTCGTGGTGGCGCTCGCGGTGAGCGCCGGGTTCGTGCTGGGCGGCATGCCCCGCAACGTCGGCCCGTCCGAGTGGGCGCCGGGCACGCTGACCGAGCTGGCCGCGACCCCCGTGTACGACGTCGGCGTCGGCGACGGCCGCCTCGACCTGTCGGAGCTGAAACTGTCACCGGGGACGGTCGCGACGGTCGAGGCCCGGGTCTCGGTCGGCACGCTGGAGGTCCTGGTGCCGCCCACGGTGCGGCTGGAGGTGCACGCCAGCAACCGGATCGGCGACATCAAGGTCGACCAGTCGATCAGGGGCGGCGTGGACGTCCGGCTGGACAAGGTGCTGGAGCCGGAGACCGAGCCGGCCGGCAAGGTCTCGACGCTCGTGCTCAACCTGCGGGGCGGGCTCGGCGACATGGAGGTGCGGCGTGCCGCGTGAGATGAGCTCCCGCGAGGAGGGGCGGCCGCGCCGGGTCCACCGCACCGACTGGATGGCGCTGCTCAGCGGCGTGCTCTTCGTCGTCCTCGGGATCCTGGTGGTGACCCGGGCG
The Actinomadura luzonensis genome window above contains:
- a CDS encoding PspC domain-containing protein, which translates into the protein MTEAPPREPAAPPTVLRRSGEGRILMGVCAGLGRHTGIDPVVFRVAFAVLLLGSGVGLFLYIAAFLLMKEPDGSPGLIEQWTRRDFDAETVMALLTAVLGFGLGLNLATVWIDAGTLVVGVFLAVSLLAAHANGIDLLGLARSMPERLSRRATGERPAPSYASHEPAPSVHPAAYATPPVSPAGTRVQPVPEAAGAPEPAARTRVNEAPADEAAAAAGATGPATQAAAQAGAPGQAGAPGQAGAPLRGSARPGRGNGPRRAGRRGRRGRAGRRGRGGRR
- a CDS encoding response regulator, with amino-acid sequence MTRVLIVDDHRLFRSGVRAELGDSIEVVGEAEDVESAVKAISELQPDVVLLDVHMPGGGGQEVLRRVLGAGSQVRFLALSVSDAAEDVIGVIRGGARGYVTKNISGKELTDAIRRVADGDAVFSPRLAGFVLDAFASSEAPSIDPELDSLTQREREVLRLIARGYAYKEIAKELFISVKTVETHVSSVLRKLQLSNRHELSRWATARRLV
- a CDS encoding ATP-binding protein, translating into MADQKTLAEPGTGGDAPYRRMMRPMEGRLLGGVAQGLAAQLKLDPVVIRLMFVLLSVVDGVGMVAYAVLWMITPRQPYEGQPPQRDWSQLAAFTAIGVALAAFGWLTGASAGGIGMLPFAVGGIGALILWQQADPERRRSWMSGAALSIRKNRVRTLLGVGLVVIGAAGFLYSQGELAQARPGLLFTVVVVGGLAVIAAPWLAGLWKELQLERRERIRQEERAEVAAMVHDSVLHTLTLIQRVAHDSREVTRLARSQERELRNWLYQPAQDADATVAAAVRRIAAEEEDAHGVPIEVVCVGDVPFDSGGRLGAMMKAARQAMVNAAKYSESASISVYAEVEGEEVTVFVKDRGKGFDLDAVPLDRMGIRESIIGRMERHGGSARIRTEPGEGTEVMLTMKVEKE
- a CDS encoding L,D-transpeptidase, producing MKRVTRMIPALLALVVATACAAEIAPIPQGQAMAAPQTQAAVPVAATTTPAATPAAAAKAPRKVKLEIADITPMGEKTEKVGVGFPIIVTFDRDVKTKDRATVEALLQVESDKPNEGAWRWVSARKVIYRTKAYWKPYQKVLFTARLSELPGNTGGKDVSRRFAVGAQNISLVDTKKHVMKVYRNGKLAKKIPISAGRGGLMRGGVDVYLTTSGTHLTMGKKSVETMTSSWMGVTDPKDPRYYKEEIPWAVRISDSGEYVHQSAGYYQYLGRSNQSHGCVRATPAGAKWFYNLAQRGDVVKITGTKRKLQWNNGWSYWQLSYSQWKKGSALS
- a CDS encoding cell wall-active antibiotics response protein, whose product is MTAEHPVPPQRPRAYEPRPRTAVAYGEPFAPQGPYRPLDPARRPGGPPAGHPVSHPVSHPVGHPAGDPGLSGPGGYSPYDPALYGRPVVTRRPQPRRRPKSFIGAITLLLAIIIGGIVVAVQTRSAAGVSPTIVGGAMLITIGAGLLVAAWWGRGAGLVAAGVVVALAVSAGFVLGGMPRNVGPSEWAPGTLTELAATPVYDVGVGDGRLDLSELKLSPGTVATVEARVSVGTLEVLVPPTVRLEVHASNRIGDIKVDQSIRGGVDVRLDKVLEPETEPAGKVSTLVLNLRGGLGDMEVRRAA